From Hermetia illucens chromosome 6, iHerIll2.2.curated.20191125, whole genome shotgun sequence, one genomic window encodes:
- the LOC119659039 gene encoding uncharacterized protein LOC119659039, which yields MDPTRIIYPLFFASAFLSVTGGSHSAVPFLKLATCRDFNIKSSECQHYFPIDMLTNNISNEYKLHLTFYVMTTTAANIVLTDGNNKGKVRYKAVVGGYANTYSWLRNTSDTTVGLDSHKTGILSPLWPTPIVVRQKYDGQLSVAIPGVIDPLLRADASDLEVKSVCLYAWQAESRWFYNCNEDNEYRTMDGYTCVKLQQ from the exons ATGGATCCTACGCGAATTATTTATCCTTTATTTTTTGCAAGCGCATTTTTAAGTGTAACAGGAGGTTCGCATTCCGCAGTGCCATTTCTGAAATTAGCAACATGCCGGGATTTTAATATAAAATCTTCAGAATGTCAGCATTATTTCCCTATCGACATGCTTACAAACAACATATCAAATGAATACAAACTCCACTTAACATTTTATGTGATGACGACCACTGCCGCTAATATCGTGCTTACGGATGGGAATAATAAAGGCAAAGTCCGGTACAAAGCTG ttgTTGGTGGCTATGCTAATACTTACTCTTGGCTAAGAAATACAAGTGATACCACCGTGGGACTAGACAGCCATAAAACTGGAATACTTTCACCTCTTTGGCCAACCCCCATCGTAGTGCgtcaaaaatacg ATGGACAACTATCTGTTGCCATTCCCGGTGTCATAGACCCACTTCTAAGAGCTGACGCTTCCGATTTGGAAGTGAAATCAGTGTGTCTTTATGCCTGGCAAGCTGAAAGTCGTTGGTTTTACAATTGCAATGAAGATAACG AATATCGTACAATGGACGGTTATACCTGTGTCAAGCTTCAGCAGTAA